A single region of the Pristis pectinata isolate sPriPec2 chromosome 23, sPriPec2.1.pri, whole genome shotgun sequence genome encodes:
- the LOC127581961 gene encoding tubulin beta chain-like, translating to MREIVHIQAGQCGNQIGGKFWEVISDEHGIDPTGMYRGESDLQLERINVYYNEARGGKFVPRAILVDLEPSTMDSVRSGPFGQIFRPDNFVFGRSGASNNWAKGHYTEGAELVDSIMDVVRKEAEGCDCLQGFQLTHSLGGGSGAGMGTLILNKIREEYPDRMMLSFSIIPSPKVSDVVVEPYNATLSIHQLIENTDETFCIDNEALHDICFRTLKLTSPTYGDMNHLISATMSGITTCLRFPGQLNADLRKLAVNMVPFPRLHFFVPGFTPLTSRGSQPYRALTVPELTKQMFDAKNMMAACDPRHGRYLTVAAVFRGRMSMKEVDEQMLNVQNKNSPYFVEWIPNNVKTAVCDIPPRGLRMAATFIGNTTAIQELFKRIGEQFSAMFRRKAFLHWYTGEGMDEFEFSDAEADMLDLIAEYQYYQEVKVHEEPQYYVDENDEEEL from the exons TTCTGGGAGGTCATCAGTGATGAGCATGGTATTGACCCCACAGGAATGTACCGTGGAGAGAGTGATCTGCAGCTTGAGAGGATTAATGTGTATTACAATGAGGCCAGAG GTGGTAAATTTGTGCCTCGTGCTATTCTTGTGGACCTGGAACCTAGTACAATGGACTCTGTTCGTTCTGGACCTTTTGGGCAGATTTTCAGACCTGATAACTTTGTGTTTG GGCGTAGTGGTGCCTCTAACAACTGGGCCAAAGGTCACTACACTGAAGGAGCTGAATTAGTCGACTCTATTATGgatgtggtgaggaaggaggctgagggatgtgACTGCCTCCAGGGATTTCAGCTCACCCACTCACTGGGTGGTGGTAGTGGTGCTGGCATGGGCACTCTCATCCTTAACAAGATTCGTGAAGAATACCCTGACAGAATGATGCTATCATTCAGTATTATTCCTTCACCCAAAGTGTCTGATGTTGTGGTTGAACCATATAATGCTACCCTGTCAATTCACCAGCTCATTGAGAATACAGATGAGACATTTTGTATTGATAATGAAGCTCTACACGATATTTGTTTCCGAACCCTCAAGCTTACCAGTCCCACTTACGGAGACATGAACCATTTGATATCAGCCACCATGAGTGGTATAACAACCTGTCTGCGTTTCCCTGGGCAGCTTAATGCCGACCTCCGTAAACTAGCAGTGAACATGGTCCCCTTCCCCCGCCTGCACTTTTTTGTGCCTGGTTTTACTCCTCTGACCAGCCGTGGTAGCCAACCATACCGTGCCCTCACTGTGCCCGAGCTCACCAAACAGATGTTTGATGCTAAAAACATGATGGCTGCCTGTGACCCTCGGCACGGCCGGTACCTGACAGTTGCTGCTGTATTCCGGGGCCGTATGTCCATGAAAGAGGTGGATGAACAGATGCTGAACGTGCAGAATAAAAACAGTCCCTATTTTGTGGAGTGGATCCCAAACAACGTCAAGACTGCTGTGTGTGACATCCCACCCCGAGGACTCAGGATGGCAGCCACTTTCATTGGCAACACGACAGCCATCCAGGAGCTGTTCAAGCGCATCGGTGAGCAGTTTTCTGCCATGTTTCGCAGGAAAGCCTTCTTGCACTGGTACACAGGTGAGGGCATGGACGAGTTTGAGTTCAGTGATGCTGAGGCTGACATGCTTGACCTGATAGCTGAATATCAATATTACCAGGAAGTTAAAGTTCATGAAGAGCCTCAGTATTATGTCGATGAAAATGATGAAGAGGAGCTGTGA